From Variovorax sp. J2L1-78, the proteins below share one genomic window:
- the hmpA gene encoding NO-inducible flavohemoprotein, producing MLSAAHKAIVTATVPLLETGGEALTTHFYRILLDEHPEVRPLFNQANQVSGEQPRALANGVLMYAKNIDRLEALGDLATQIVQKHVALQILPEHYPIVGACLLRAIREVLGAEVATDAVIEAWAAAYGQLADILIGTEAAEYDRKAAAPGGWRGGRAFRVARKEAESAEITSFYLEPVDGQPVLDFAPGQYIGLRLDVNGQEARRNYSLSAAPNGRSYRISVKREPGGLVSTHLHDQVQVGSVVELFPPSGGFTLADAERPLVLISGGVGITPTLAMLETALARTPQRPVRFIHCARSHKVHAFRRAIDALAHQHPQFERFYCYDEAPAADDVEVAPHAVGRINAASLAQWLPAAAEGVRDIDAYFLGPKPFMQQVQRSLRTLGVPDRQVRYEFFGPASALE from the coding sequence ATGCTGAGCGCCGCGCACAAAGCCATCGTCACCGCCACCGTCCCCTTGCTGGAAACCGGGGGCGAGGCATTGACCACGCACTTCTACCGGATCCTGCTCGATGAGCACCCCGAAGTGCGCCCGCTCTTCAACCAGGCCAACCAGGTCAGCGGCGAGCAGCCGCGCGCCCTGGCCAACGGGGTGCTGATGTATGCGAAGAACATCGACCGGCTCGAAGCGCTGGGCGACCTGGCGACGCAGATCGTGCAGAAGCACGTGGCGCTGCAGATCCTGCCCGAGCACTACCCGATCGTGGGCGCCTGCCTGCTGCGCGCGATCCGCGAAGTGCTGGGCGCCGAGGTCGCGACCGACGCGGTGATCGAGGCCTGGGCGGCCGCCTATGGGCAGCTCGCCGATATCCTGATCGGCACCGAGGCAGCCGAGTACGACCGCAAGGCGGCGGCGCCGGGCGGATGGCGCGGCGGGCGGGCCTTCCGCGTAGCCCGCAAGGAAGCAGAGAGCGCCGAGATCACGTCCTTCTACCTCGAGCCGGTCGACGGCCAGCCGGTGCTCGACTTCGCGCCCGGCCAGTACATCGGCCTGCGGCTCGACGTGAACGGGCAGGAGGCGCGCCGCAACTATTCGCTGTCCGCCGCGCCGAACGGCCGCAGCTATCGCATCAGCGTGAAGCGCGAGCCCGGCGGGCTGGTGTCGACCCATCTGCATGACCAGGTGCAGGTCGGCAGCGTGGTCGAGCTGTTCCCGCCGTCGGGCGGCTTCACGCTGGCCGACGCCGAGCGCCCGCTGGTGCTGATCAGTGGCGGCGTCGGCATCACGCCGACGCTGGCCATGCTCGAGACGGCGCTGGCCCGGACGCCGCAGCGGCCGGTGCGCTTCATCCATTGCGCCCGCTCGCACAAGGTGCATGCCTTCCGCCGCGCCATCGACGCGCTGGCCCACCAGCATCCCCAGTTCGAGCGCTTCTATTGCTACGACGAAGCGCCGGCGGCCGACGACGTGGAGGTGGCGCCGCATGCCGTTGGCCGGATCAATGCCGCGTCCCTGGCACAGTGGCTGCCGGCTGCGGCCGAGGGCGTGCGCGACATCGACGCCTACTTCCTCGGGCCCAAGCCGTTCATGCAGCAGGTGCAGCGCTCGCTGCGCACGCTGGGCGTGCCCGACCGGCAGGTGCGCTACGAATTCTTCGGGCCCGCGTCGGCACTCGAATAA
- the norR gene encoding nitric oxide reductase transcriptional regulator NorR has protein sequence MTTNPLLQSLIPLVGDIARDLPAAERYRRLLHALRVLLPCDAAALLRLEGDLLVPLAVDGLSADTLGRRFRIDQHPRFAALLEARGPLRFPADSPLPDPYDGLVDGVDGHLPVHDCVGCTVHLDDRPWGLLTLDALDPDRFSEADLATLQSFGHLAAATVSVAGRIAQLQSRVERESLRAEGFRLAAGPRTRSLIGRSPALRELQKQIDLVAGSDLPVLIQGETGVGKELVAEALHAASSRAARPMISLNCAALPDTLVESELFGHVRGAFTGAVGERPGKFELANGGTLFLDEVGELALPVQAKLLRVLQSGQLQRLGSDRDHHVDVRLIAASNRNLADEVRAGRLRADFYHRLSVYPLPVPPLRERGRDVLLLAGFFLEESRSRLGLGGLRLDAGAQAALLAYDWPGNVRELEHLLGRSVLKALGRHAQRPRILSLEAVDMDLPGKAGGALVDTAADEAVAASAPVPSLASSGRGEGRSLRDAVQAFERTLVVDTLAANGFNGAAAARALGIDRGNLVRLAKRLGVSMQRPEAREHPPVGGR, from the coding sequence ATGACGACAAATCCGCTGCTCCAGTCCCTCATTCCGCTCGTCGGCGACATCGCCCGCGACCTGCCTGCGGCCGAGCGCTACCGGCGCCTGCTGCATGCCCTGCGCGTGCTGCTGCCGTGCGACGCGGCCGCGCTGCTGCGGCTCGAAGGCGACCTGCTGGTGCCGCTGGCCGTCGACGGGCTCAGTGCCGACACGCTGGGGCGGCGCTTTCGCATCGACCAGCACCCCCGCTTCGCCGCGTTGCTCGAGGCCCGCGGACCGCTGCGTTTTCCGGCCGACAGCCCCTTGCCGGACCCCTATGACGGGCTGGTCGACGGTGTGGATGGCCACCTGCCGGTGCACGACTGTGTCGGCTGCACCGTGCACCTGGACGACCGGCCCTGGGGCTTGCTGACGCTCGACGCGCTCGACCCCGACCGGTTTTCCGAGGCCGACCTGGCCACGCTGCAGTCCTTCGGCCATCTGGCCGCCGCCACGGTCAGCGTGGCCGGCCGCATCGCACAGCTCCAGTCGCGTGTCGAGCGCGAAAGCCTGCGCGCCGAGGGCTTCCGGCTGGCGGCCGGGCCGCGCACGCGCAGCCTGATCGGCCGCAGCCCGGCCCTGCGCGAGTTGCAGAAGCAGATCGACCTGGTCGCCGGCAGCGACCTGCCGGTGCTCATCCAGGGCGAGACCGGCGTCGGCAAGGAGCTGGTCGCCGAGGCGCTGCACGCGGCCTCGTCGCGCGCGGCGCGGCCGATGATCAGCCTCAACTGCGCCGCGCTGCCCGACACGCTGGTCGAGAGCGAGCTCTTCGGCCATGTGCGCGGCGCCTTCACCGGCGCGGTGGGCGAGCGGCCTGGCAAGTTCGAGCTGGCGAACGGCGGCACGCTCTTCCTCGACGAGGTCGGCGAGCTGGCGCTGCCGGTGCAGGCCAAGCTGCTGCGCGTGTTGCAGAGCGGACAGTTGCAGCGGCTGGGCTCCGACCGTGACCACCACGTCGACGTGCGCCTCATCGCGGCGAGCAACCGCAACCTGGCCGACGAGGTGCGGGCCGGGCGCTTGCGCGCGGACTTCTACCACCGGCTCAGCGTGTATCCCTTGCCGGTGCCGCCGCTGCGCGAGCGCGGGCGCGACGTGCTGCTGCTCGCCGGCTTCTTCCTGGAGGAGAGCCGCTCGCGCCTCGGGCTGGGCGGGCTGCGGCTCGACGCCGGTGCGCAGGCCGCGCTGCTCGCCTACGACTGGCCGGGCAACGTGCGGGAGCTGGAGCATCTGCTCGGCCGCAGCGTGCTGAAGGCGCTGGGACGCCACGCGCAGCGGCCGCGCATCCTCAGCCTGGAGGCGGTCGACATGGACCTGCCGGGCAAGGCCGGTGGGGCGCTGGTTGACACGGCGGCCGACGAGGCCGTCGCCGCGTCGGCACCCGTCCCGTCGTTGGCGTCATCGGGACGCGGCGAGGGCCGCAGCCTGCGCGATGCCGTGCAGGCCTTCGAGCGAACGCTCGTCGTCGACACGCTGGCGGCGAATGGCTTCAACGGCGCGGCCGCAGCGCGCGCGCTCGGCATCGACCGAGGCAACCTGGTGCGCCTGGCCAAGCGGCTCGGGGTGTCGATGCAGCGCCCCGAGGCACGGGAACATCCGCCGGTCGGCGGCCGTTGA
- a CDS encoding MarR family winged helix-turn-helix transcriptional regulator: protein MSAKKSSSPRHSAVVLRESLSRLNRSLRSALPPIGATPSQLGVLGYLFRHGELTPTELAQQAGVRLQTLTRLLALIEAEGWATRHADVTDGRRQRLRLTTAGARLLTTYVHQREASLEASIAASLSTDEQRTLLEACALMDRLSARLQAAPASAEADPS, encoded by the coding sequence ATGTCTGCCAAAAAATCCAGTTCACCGCGGCACAGCGCTGTGGTGCTGCGCGAATCACTCTCGCGGCTCAACCGCAGCCTGCGCAGTGCGCTGCCGCCGATCGGCGCAACCCCTTCCCAGCTCGGCGTGCTGGGCTATCTGTTCCGGCATGGCGAGCTGACGCCCACCGAACTCGCGCAACAGGCAGGCGTGCGGCTGCAGACCCTGACCCGCCTGCTGGCCCTCATCGAGGCCGAAGGCTGGGCGACCCGTCACGCGGACGTCACGGACGGCCGGCGCCAACGGCTTCGCCTGACCACCGCGGGCGCCAGGTTGCTGACCACCTATGTGCATCAGCGCGAAGCATCGCTGGAAGCATCCATCGCCGCGTCGCTCAGCACGGACGAACAGCGCACCTTGCTGGAGGCCTGTGCGCTGATGGATCGCCTCTCCGCCCGGCTGCAGGCCGCGCCCGCATCCGCCGAGGCAGACCCGTCATGA
- a CDS encoding glutathione S-transferase family protein: MATLLSSPPSPFGRKVRIAIDVLGMTDRIAVLTADTNNPDDPVRRHNPLGKIPTLLLDDGDTLFDSRVIVDYLNALDGRDLLIPAGPERIGVLREQALADGILDAALLQVYERRYRPAEHHVESWLEHQRGKVSRALDAFSARLPVARPAGPSIGEITLACALGYLDFRLEGSWRATQPALVSWLDGFAQRVPAFGRTAP, from the coding sequence ATGGCCACCCTCCTCAGTTCACCCCCCTCGCCCTTCGGCCGCAAGGTCCGCATCGCCATTGACGTGCTCGGCATGACCGACCGCATCGCCGTGCTGACCGCCGACACCAACAACCCGGACGACCCGGTGCGGCGCCACAACCCGCTTGGCAAGATCCCCACGCTGCTGCTGGACGACGGCGACACGCTGTTCGACTCGCGCGTGATCGTCGACTACCTCAACGCGCTGGATGGCCGCGATCTGCTGATTCCGGCCGGGCCCGAGCGCATCGGCGTGCTGCGCGAGCAGGCGCTGGCCGACGGCATCCTCGATGCGGCGCTGCTGCAGGTGTATGAACGTCGCTACCGCCCGGCCGAGCACCATGTCGAGTCGTGGCTGGAACATCAGCGCGGCAAGGTGTCGCGCGCACTGGACGCGTTCTCGGCGCGCCTGCCGGTCGCGCGACCGGCGGGGCCGAGCATCGGCGAGATCACGCTGGCCTGCGCCCTCGGCTACCTCGACTTCCGTCTGGAGGGCAGCTGGCGCGCGACGCAACCAGCGCTGGTGTCGTGGCTCGACGGCTTCGCGCAGCGGGTGCCGGCCTTCGGGCGCACCGCGCCCTGA